AGATCTCCCTCAGCTCGTCACGTTGGGCTGGAAGAAAACATTGATTTTCACATTGTCAAATAAAATATCTAAACAATTTATAAGAATAATAATTCAGTCTTCTTACTGTGACCACTCCTCACCAACAAAACACAGTCCTCCCTTTAGGACAGTTTAGGAAACACCAAGGCAGCTTTTCCCAAACTAGGGGTCCGGACCCCATGCGCGGTCACCTAATATGAAAATGGGGCCGCGgcaaaaaaaatattcaaaaagAATTCGCGCTTGGTTCATAAAACGGGGAAAACGTCAGTAATCTCCGGTAGCTGCTAGATGTGGCTGTAATAAACAGAGAGGATTCTTTTTTCTACCTACAAATATGTCTCTATCTTTTGAATGGTTTAAAGGAGCAATACGCAGTAGCTACTGTACATACATTTTAGACCTATAAATGAATGAatgatattcttcaagaatcactGTGTACATATAACTTATTAGCGCAACTGTCATACTCCATGAGAAACCAAAATACAAGCTTGTTTAACACCAATGcctgtaaacaaagtaaatgtaaacaaacactcaCAACATGATGAagctatcattttgatatcacgGATGGCCAGTCTTTGCAACCATACctatgtctatgaatttgagagtggttccaTTACTCCAGAGCACACTAtcgtttcaactgctgattgccgctGTCATGACGCTGCCCTCTTTGGGTTCAGcaagcccatccccctctccctgcctccttcaactaggctgctgtggtcagagagaggtcgtaaattcctgagaagaccctgcttcatggacacacagcataagagacagagtgaattgtcatagagaacaaaggaatttcttccacctcacagaacttgaggtccgaacaacatttatgttcccATGAGGCTCATGgcagacggtgtggccacattgccataacgctgtttatataatagcctcagatatgaggttcacatataattgttgtataagatgaatgagtgagtatgatacggtttgtaaaattgtgtgatgtgattttggactgtaatgaaggaaactccaattcccttttgaatttaactaaatcagaggaccgcccctgagcccagttagggtcaggcatcctgggacagcaccttttctgcaattccgaataagactcaactttgagaaattatcaccagaccatgtttctctcaatcacgGGAGTACAAAgtttgtagaccattgctgaatccaTACCACATTCCACGTGGTTAAACccttagactatcgatactgacagaataagaacaagtctttgatattaattactagtctgcagctaggaattcggtatcattgaacgcgaagaacgacaaccgccgaaacattcattctacaacaacatgaatgtcactctgaacaatccactctaaccacgacagagagagagagagacggacaattctacaaaataaacaacttttcaacagagatcaagacgacacactgagcgaaaatatatatattgattgcaattgttcccaaatgagtgagcgttcatggattagcatttcaattttTATAATTATCACTCTATAGTGACTTCTCAGCTGACTCCccttttgtccaccaagccgtgatgccggtttagcccactagggcacatttcTTGAAACCATATTCACCTTgtttttgtttatgcatttctatTAATtacttagtaataaataaatgatttaagacaattgatgtatggatgactcatagtgaagactgggttcgtgcagataaccaaccatttacgacgtttggaatgagactaacgtgaggtaaagtaaatcattcattaatcagaagactatttgatcagatataaaatatctgaaaagttattttaggaaatgataactttgtaatctgaatattttccttggtaacccgacttcctagttaattacgaTTACATGATTAAGTCTAATCGCGTattactaattacagagaatttactgtcaatttaatgatagtaaagacatgaCACGGCTTTAAGCTACAaaatattgactcaagacatttcagctttcccTTTTTTATCAATTTgtttcaaaaatgtcaaaaaatgattccactttgacattatggggtattgtgtgtagaccagtgatacaaaaatgtacattgaatccattttaaattcaggctgtgacaactaaaaaaattgaaaaagtcaagggtgtgaatacattctgaggGAACTGTATGTCTGTTGCAGAGACGAGAGCGCGAGAAAACAAGTTTGAATCAGTCAGGGaaataagtgctgaaaacattttttaaaaagtatacCAAAATAGGGTGGTGGGCCAAAAGAAAGTTAGGGAAACCCTGCACTAGggcctactgtactactgtactgcgTTGGAGCAGTGAAAGGCTGTGGCATACTGTATGTTCTAACTTCTGTGTGGGCGTGACGGCCCTAAGGTGGTAGGAGCCTGTAATATCAGTTATGGCTCTCATTCCAAACATGATACATGTATTCAATATGTGGACTAAGTTAACAGAGTCACTCTGCACGGAACCTTTACATCTGCTAAATgatcatattatattattactacaTTTTGCCCACTTCCATGGTGCTTACCTGAGGAGCCATGCCCCATCTTGTGTCCCGATGTCCCAGGTGATGAGTCCAGGTTGGCCAGAGAGCCGTGGTTGTCTGCCTCCTTGGTCTCATCCTCAGCTATCACCTCCCAGCCTGAAGGCCAAGTTAGGGAAACGTTGTACACCAAACACTACCTCACTGCTTTCATTAAGTTATGTCACGTTCCAGCTACTCACAACTGGCTTCCCTATGGGTCTACAAGGACATGTTAACATGTACCACCGCCCATTGAAATCTACACTAAGGGAGATGCACTCCGATGTTGATGCTGTCCCATGTTCTGTGCTCGTCCCCCCCCACCAGGTAAGTTGATCGAGAACACACTCTCATTTACATCAACGCCCTGGGGAATGGTTCCTCCTGCTTTATCATTTCATCATGGTGCTTATTGACGAAGGTGTTGGTGTGCAGGTCTCATTGACACGTTAGCAGGAGTCAGTTCAAGTGAGGCCCAGCAGAGTAGGGCCCCTGCTGGTCAACAGCTATTGGATGTGTTGTGTGTCATTTACAGTGCATGTATAAAAGGGTACCGCAATACCTGGTGACGGTTTGGTGCAGCGttagagacagagtgtgtgtgcgcTCGTTTGCCCCAGTGAGTGAGCTAAAAGGATACGGACACTAACGGCCTCTGCGTCCGTGCTCAGTAATCTCTTCACCTCCTTCTCCACGTCGGGAGACTCGATGTACTGCAGAGGAAATCAGGTTAGACTTACTTCATGCCTCCAGactacacccacccacacccctaGCGAATGGCTGGCCATGTGCCAGCAAACACATTAGCGATTGAGAACAGCGAGCCAAACCGATATGGTGTGGCACCTTAAAGAAGATTTATTCAAAAGACAAAGTAGGAATCTttcctctcactcgctctctgtcaCTTGGATCAAAGCAGAGAGTTAGATTGCTCTCTTGCAAACCTTTGGGGCAAATGAAGATGGAAGGCCTTTATTTTTTATGTAAATCTTAGTTTTTACATCCGCCGCAGTTCCTCTTTTatgaaatgtaaatgtgttgtttGAATTAAGGGCCTGGGACGAGAACCCGACATCATCTGAGGAAAATATTCacaagatgagggggagagagagctctaGGGTAAACacaagatgagggggagagagagctctaGGGTAAACacaagatgagggggagagagagctctaGGGTAAACacaagatgagggggagagagagctctaGGGTAAACacaagatgagggggagagagagctctaGGGTAAACacaagatgagggggagagagagctctaGGGTAAACacaagatgagggggagagagagctctaGGGTAAACacaagatgagggggagagagagctctaGGGTAAACacaagatgagggggagagagagctctaGGGTAAACacaagatgagggggagagagagctctaGGGTAAACacaagatgagggggagagagagctctaGGGTAAACacaagatgagggggagagagagctctaGGGTAAACACAAgatgagggggaaagagagcTCTAGGGTAAAGacaagatgagggggagagagagctctaGGGTAAACacaagatgagggggagagagagctctaGGGTAAACacaagatgagggggagagagagctctaGGGTAAACACaaaatgagggggagagagagctctaGGGTAAACacaagatgagggggagagagagctctaGGGTAAACacaagatgagggggagagacagcTCAAGGGTAAACacaagatgagggggagagagagctctaGGGTAAACacaagatgagggggagagacagcTCCAGGGTAAACacaagatgagggggagagacagcTCCAGGGTAAACacaagatgagggggagagagagctctaGGGTAAACacaagatgagggggagagagagctctaGGGTAAACacaagatgaggggagagagcgCTCTAGGGTAAACacaagatgagggggagagagctcTAGGGTAAACacaagatgggggagagagagctctaGGGTAAACacaagatgagggggagagagagctctaGGGTAAACacaagatgagggggagagagctcTAGGGTAAACacaagatgagggggagagagagctctaGGGTAAACACAAGATGTCAGTACCTTCTTTTTTGCCGTCTTCCTGAATCTTCTCTTCCTTGTGTTCTTCAGAGGACAGGTGACTGGAGACCAAAACATCATGATTTAAAGTTAACAGAACCGTCAGAAAGGAAACTTTCAGATTGGCTGAGGCTTGAAGATAAGTCTCTGCGGGCTGCAAAGTGCTACTCAGCATATTTCAATACAGAGGGGATATAGTTCTACTTACTGCCATGGTTCCACACAAACTTCTTGTCCTTGTCTTTGTCCTTCTTCTTCTTGGGGTCTACAGTACCGGTGGGTTCCTCCAAGGGAGGGTAGAGGTCTCCATCCAACGTGCACACCAGCATCTACCCCACACAGAACAGGGTCAAAGAGCAATGAATAAATTGACCTTATAGAATGCCTGAAAATATATAAACCAACACTATGTGAGGTCATTATCAATCATCCCTGGTTCTAATCCCCAAGCTGACTTGGTGAAAAATCTCTCggcgtgcccttgagcaaggcactgaacccgtattgctcctgtaagttgctctggataagagcgtctgttaaatgactgaaATGCCATACAGAAACAGGGCATTCTAAACCTTAGAGCAGACACTGCAGCCGTTGACAACTGGTCTGGAGACTTCATACAACATTCTACTCCTACATGGTGCTTGTATGAGAGCATCCTTCCTGTCCTACCTGACAGACGTCAGCAGTCTTATAGAAGGTCTTCTTGTCCACTGTTTTCAGAGACTCCAGGATGCAGGGCAGATCCACCAGTTTACACGCCAAAGGTACACGATCCACTCTCACGATGCCATGACGACCATCAGCTGCAGAACATCATATGATGTCATTTCACACATAGAAAAATGATTTGACTACTGGTCACCTATCACAGGTTTACTTGAATGTCCGTTGTAATTATCCTACTTCTATGATTTCATCCTTCTGTTGGCAATAGGTGCTTTCTTGGGAAGGAATGGCCATTCTGTTATGTGATGCTGGTATAACTGCTTCTGAACCAAAAAAGGTTAAATGAGCACCAGGGTTAAACAAGGTTCTCTCTACTTTAATTTCAAGTTGCTTCATTAGCGTGGTTAATGAGGCCAATTGACCTTATCCTTGATTTGAATTATGCAAATGACAAAGCCTAACTTCTACATTTACAGAGTGTGACCAACTTCCTTTAGAGCAGATGGTAATATTGTGAGTGAACAGTTCGGACCATTCCATGAAAACAACAAGGTACACTTGAACTAACAAGACATGAAGGCTCAATACCTACCGTGCAGTTCAATGGTGAGTCTGTCTTTGAGGTTCATGCTGCTAGACTGGGCAATACATCTCACTGTTGAGGCATATTCCTTTGACAGAGATCATGCATTCAAGACATACATCAATCTCGAAACAGTTTATGCCACGTCAAGTATGATTTCCTGTATGTCAAGACATGGGTGCACAGAAAGGTACAATTACAGGCAAACGAGTGTTTGAGTCTCAGGTTCAATTATGGTTGGCAATTATTAATCAATCATGGTGAAATTCATTCTGGTACAATATTCACAAGTTTCAGCAGGTAGACTGTAGCTAAGTTTGTTAAAAAATAGCATCATTTTGAATTTGAGATACATGGctatttaaaaaagaataatacACAAAACCAAAAATGCTCTCCTCCCATTGTATTCCATGTGTTAGTTTCCTTACCGTAGGCAGCCGCAGGACAAATTGACTCTCCAGCTCATGGGGTGCATCATCTTTGTTTTTCGAACCGACCTTCCCCACTGCAAATCAGTGCATAATAACATTTTAATAGTCATATTTGGTGCGTTTGATTATATAGCTAgcttgttagttagctagctggctagttagctgtcTGGTTGAGTTTCTATTAACTTTAACGTTACGCTAGCTTCACCGAAGACGGGCGATCTCCTATTTCACATGTTAACAAAACGTACCTTTTATTTTGGAGGTCGATTTGGTCTTTTTGTTCTGCATGGTGACTACTTAAAAATAAAGAGCCTGGTCGATGCACACACAGCTAGAAACAACACAGCAAACCGGAAGACTCTTCTTTGATTTCGTTTGACCTAATTCAATGGA
Above is a genomic segment from Oncorhynchus gorbuscha isolate QuinsamMale2020 ecotype Even-year linkage group LG23, OgorEven_v1.0, whole genome shotgun sequence containing:
- the LOC124011090 gene encoding transcription initiation factor TFIID subunit 7-like (The sequence of the model RefSeq protein was modified relative to this genomic sequence to represent the inferred CDS: added 158 bases not found in genome assembly), which gives rise to MQNKKTKSTSKIKVGKVGSKNKDDAPHELESQFVLRLPTEYASTVRCIAQSSSMNLKDRLTIELHADGRHGIVRVDRVPLACKLVDLPCILESLKTVDKKTFYKTADVCQMLVCTLDGDLYPPLEEPTGTVDPKKKKDKDKDKKFVWNHGITCPLKNTRKRRFRKTAKKKYIESPDVEKEVKRLLSTDAEAVSVRWEVIAEDETKEADNHGSLANLDSSPGTSGHKMGHGSSAQRDELREIFNDISSSSDDEEDEGDLRHEDEDLNIMDMEEDLVRQLQDKLNESSDGARDEADRNNQIVMEYQMQIDGVKAKLKETRARRKQQEDLIMKVENQALKVNYRRTQRLIHSSD